The following DNA comes from Miscanthus floridulus cultivar M001 chromosome 5, ASM1932011v1, whole genome shotgun sequence.
GAGAAGAAGGCTTAATTAGCGAGAAGCCTCTGCGGTGGTGAAGGCATGATGTGTTGGCAAGTTCAAGATTAGATTGATGCATTCTAAATCAAGTAGTAGATTGGGTGGTGGAGATACGCAGAGGCAAGCAGCAAACCCTGACAGTGATACAGCTCTTGAGATGTGAAGTATAGTTTAGGCTTGATGGGTAACAAAAGATTGTTGAGAAAAGAGCATTCAATTAGATTGCAGCACAAGTGGTGTAGGTGGAAAGGCAGTAGTGCAAGTCAAATAGCACCAGATTTGCTCAGGATGTACACCTGTTGCAGCGCAAACCATCATGGTCTAAACTCTGAACCTGCAGTTCAAGCTGTGGGCTAATTGAAGAGCTTACCAAGAGCACAATTTATATATTCGAGCTGCACAGTGATGACAGCCTGTAATTGGTAGTAAGCAGTGGTTGTGAATACAGATTGTCAGCTCACAGGCGGCAGCAATTTAAATGAGAAACCAAGAAAAATTTGTAGTACCATTTCAGATCAGTGGCTCCGATTGTCAATGCCAAATACAGAGTCAGGCTATGTCACTTGTGAGAGGGCAGGCAGTAGCATGTCAGCAATGCAGCAAATGCAGCCTGTGGGAGCTTGAGGAGCCCTGATGCTAGACATGTCGTTCAGTCAATCAGCAATAGCAGTGTTCAAGGCCATCATGTGGTATTGTATTATTCAAAGCCAACAACAACGACATGTAATTCAGTCATGACAACTACACCTTGAGAGGCCACTGCCAATATTAGCAGCATGTGCTTAGTGAATTCCGTGGCAAATTAGACTTGCCCAAATGTATTTAGACTTTGTTAAGTCTAGCTCTAAGGATTTGAGTTCCCTAAATTTTACATGTTCTGTGCattaacaattctagttgcagaGTTAAGAAATATGAATGATGTGAGATGTTATGGCCTGAGCATGGGCCTGATTCTCATGTGCCCTTTCCCATAAGAGGCTGTCCTAGAAGATCAGTTTAGTTAATCAGATGAGTGGCAAGTTGTATAATCACAGAATTAGCTGAGAACTCGCCATGCATGTGCATGTTCAGAaaaaaaagcagagacaagcacaAGCACTTGACTAGCTAGACAGCTGTCCCGTGGCCAAGATTAGGAATGTATGTTTAGTATTTTTCTGCGGCAATGTAGAGATGCCCAGATACACTCGATGATTTGTTTGAGCTGAGCTCTGTCAGTGTTTGAAGGTTCAAGATGTAGCACTTTCATCTCTTTACATGCTTTGTAAATAAAAGTATTATTTCTACATGTACATGGCAGACCCTGAAGTAACTAGCTTGGTTGGCAGCACGGGAATGGATTTACATTTATCTAGAAAGTGTTCAAATACCTCTGTAATTTTGGGAGACACTGTGTAAAAAAACATCATCACAGACGCGCCTTTAGAGACATTACAGACTAACGCGTCTGTAATAAGCTCGTACTACAGAAGCGTGTACCAACATGCGATTGTGATATTCAAACCCGTGTCTGTGATTACGTTTGACACAGACTACTGAGAGTAAACATGAGTCTGTAGTAACCCTATCACAGACGCATGTAGTCAAAACACGTCTGTGACAACCCCTCATCACAGATGCGCATAACCAACACGCGTCTGTGATAATGAATTGAAAAACAAAAACTATATAAATTCCAATGCCAGGTTCTTATATATACATCCAATATTAGGCAGATAACACTGATTTTTTTATATTGATAGGCTTAATGTACATGGATAGAGCAACTAATTTAAGTTTTGCTTGCCACACATTCACACTACTGTGATCTAGATAGATCATCGTGAGCAGCAAACCCTTTGCTTGCAATCTGGTTTTCGGCACCCTGATGAAAAAAGGCATATCAGCTCATGTGTGTTATAATACTAGCAAGCACATAACATAAAGTACCACATAACATAAAGTACCAAGGAATATATCATATTATTGGACCAGTAAAGTGGCTTAGAACAGATATAACTTGACTAAGATCAATAACATAGGGAAATTGCAATGTACTTCAGAGTGTTTCACATAATACTATGGCACTGATCCAAACACTACGAGTCTAACAGCAAGCTCAGTTCTACAGTTTGTGTCACATAATACTATGACACTGATCCAAACACTAAGTCCAAGTTCTGTTCTCAAAAAAAGGAAGACACATAACTGCTTGTAGCCAGTTCTACAGTTAGTGTCACATTTACAGCAGCTAACTCAAGTTATTCATGGATTTTTATCAAACATATCAAAACCATCTTAAGAACTGAAGTATTTCCATAGAATACTGGAGTGTTTACCTGGCTAAACAGAAGCCCTCCAGCAAGCAGCAAGCCTGACGTGAGAGTGCAAGTCTGAAGAACAACTCCTTGCGGCACCTGAAATTTTATCACAATAGCAACATATGCACTATTAACCTCAAGGCTTGTACTGGCACTACTTTTTAGGAGCAACAGAGTATATCATATTATTCAACCAGCTTGTTCACAACTCAGAGCAACTTAGCAAAACTGGGGTACCCTGAACCAGCTTGCTTTCTAAAAATTTGGTTGCCCTTCATTTTTAGTTATAGGAAATAACTGGATAGCTACAAACATTACTATGAACCAGTTACCAGTACATGATCCAGACCCAGGTCTAAACATGAGCAAATTAAATATGGCACTGGTAAAACAAGAAAGGAAGCCTAAGGAGTGGAGTTTAGAACACACTTTTGATATTTCAAATCCAAATTAAATGTCACTGGTAAAACCTCTAGTGATACTTCCATTAGTTACTGATCGGGTACAGCACGATAATTGTCAGATTCCATGTACATACTTGATATCTTACCTTAGAAATCTATCTccagatgtctgggttttaggcatccgatgtcgcaacttgctcgaaaccttctcaattttttatcatagaCTCTACATACGATAACATGACGCCCCGACAActttcgtcattttcggacttcgtttggattttatataatttaaatacacttttcccgcagatacctcgtcatgttacgtcaacaagatgctcgaaatttcatgtgagttcctggatacggcctcaacatacaccaaatatcatgaatatcattttttgaacgaccaaattcgattattccatgcacctgcagttcaaatttgaaatattccataaaattcaacgaaacaaaaaaactaatgaaatatagcaaaaaaagtcaaaattgtcccaaatttgaacatggagtttTAAATAATATATTAAGGCTGCAAAAAAATAATggggcaaaaaaaacaaaaaaaattgccgagtgccagccctggcactcggcaaagagggcctttgccgagtgccaggaagtggcactcggcaaagaatttttttttaaaaaaaacaaaatcctttaccgagtgctggcccggcccagcactcggcaaagggggaaaCCCTAACTAAATGTGTGGGCTAACCCACACACTCACTCACGCACGCACACCCCCGCGTCCGCCGCCGCCAGCTCGCCCCGcgacccgccgcccgccgccgccaccacgctcGCCCCACTCCCGCCCCGCTCCACCCCAGCCCCGACCGCCCCGCGTCGCCCTATCCCTGACCCGCCCCGCGAATCCCGCGCCGGTGCGCCGTGGTCCAGCCGCGCCTCGCCGTGGCACCGCCCTCGCCCCACCCCGGTCGGCCTCCGGCCACTGGTTCCGGGCCACCCCGGCTGCTCGGCGCCCCGCAGCGGTGCGCCCGGCCACGCCTCGCCTGCCCGGCGCCGGCCCATGGCAGCGGCCCCGGCGAGCCCGCCGTGGCcctggaggaaggaggaagaaggtagcaggaagaggaaggaggaagaagaaggaggaagaaaaaggaagaagaaggaagaagaagaaggaagaaaaaggaggaggaaggagaagaagaaggaagaagaagaagttagaaaaaggaggaaggagaagaaaaaggaagaagaaggaggaggaagaaggaggaggagaaggggagagggggaggaagccgaggtggaggGGACGAACGTTTGTCCATGTTCGTCCACATCGTTCGTCCACGTCGTCCACGCCGTCATCCCCGCCCTCGCCGGAGGAGAAGGTAAAGCCACagggttgtcggccatcgcgctGTTTATGTcattgacggccttcgtgccgggtttgtggttgtgttggccatcgtgccccaaatgtggacgtcggccatcgtgccgacgGTTTTTCttacaggttttggaaacctccccgtgcaggggaggttctaccaaaattttcaacttttagtgatgtttttcttcttttacAGAGAAGGACCTGCCGGAGGGAAGCCGGAGCACCTCGGCGACcctgatcgtcttcgtcggcgttgcGGTCCTGCCTGCACGGCGCAGActcaccactgcaccgactcgccactgcGCCGCTAGCctgtctccaccgccaccctaggtataattgaGCTCTCTTCCTTACCGTTGTAGTACGTAGATCGGTGTAgcccagttaggcatctcccgtccgaaacagatacggttggaggtatgcggatctctgcatatctatgaccgtatctgttttagattgtccacgttttttggacagcccgcagaagcgtagatgggttagtttccatgttctgctcggatccgagacagagtttcggcaccacctcacTGTTATTCTCCAGATACAAACTCTCCCTTCCAGgatgtgtatcgggagaacagcggggaggtgctgctgaaattctatctcggatcggagtagagcatggaaactaacctcatctacgcatccgcaggtgggattaggacctatcctcacctattagacagtaggcacgccATGCAGATGCAACTGATGGTTATATTACTCCGTtatgtgtatatgctagaggatggataaccgtgagtggatgtacatgggatg
Coding sequences within:
- the LOC136454649 gene encoding uncharacterized protein, with protein sequence MADNPVALPSPPARAGMTAWTTWTNDGHGGLAGAAAMGRRRAGEAWPGAPLRGAEQPGWPGTSGRRPTGVGRGRCHGEARLDHGAPARDSRGGSGIGRRGAVGAGVERGGSGASVVAAAGGGSRGELAAADAGVCVRE